The following DNA comes from Teredinibacter haidensis.
GACCGGTGGTGTCGTAGCACTGCACAAGGGCATTAAGCCCTAATGAGCACAGATCCAAGCTACGTAACCGCGTTTGCTCAAGGCTTAGAAAGCGTAATAAATGCTGCCTTGAAATACGACCCCGGCACGCGCCGAAACCTCACTAAAATCAACGGCAAAGTGCTCGCAGTCGACTGCCGACAACCCGAATTGACATTTTATTTTCAAGCCATTGATGAGCAACTACAGGTGCTGGCTCACTACGAAGACGAGCCGACCACAAAAATCGAAGGCAAACTGTTTAGCTTGTTTCACCTAATGCAGAACCCCGGCCACAGCCTTGCGGATAGCGGCGTCACCGTAAGCGGACAAGTTGCCTTACTGAGCGACTACCAACAGATTTTAAAAAACCTCGAGATCGATTGGGAAGATGCGCTTTCCTCCCTGATGGGTGATTTGCCTGCCCACCAA
Coding sequences within:
- a CDS encoding ubiquinone biosynthesis accessory factor UbiJ, with amino-acid sequence MSTDPSYVTAFAQGLESVINAALKYDPGTRRNLTKINGKVLAVDCRQPELTFYFQAIDEQLQVLAHYEDEPTTKIEGKLFSLFHLMQNPGHSLADSGVTVSGQVALLSDYQQILKNLEIDWEDALSSLMGDLPAHQIAQLARGAFNWFQPKGQRLPQFLAEFLTEELRAIPAKSEIEHFSRNVSLLRQQTDRLDARVQKLLAEQQSQQ